One genomic segment of Drosophila melanogaster chromosome 3L includes these proteins:
- the bmm gene encoding brummer, isoform A translates to MNLSFAGCGFLGIYHVGVAVCFKKYAPHLLLEKIGGASAGSLAACCLLCDLPLGSMTSDFFRVVNEARRYSLGPFSPSFNIQTCLLEGLQKHLPDDAHKRVNGRLHISLTRVYDGKNVIISEFESREEVLQALLCACFIPGFSGILPPRFRGVRYMDGAFSDNLPILDENTITVSPFCGESDICPRDQSSQLFHLNWANTSIEISRQNINRFVRILFPPRPEFLSKFCQQGFDDALQFLHRNNLINCRRCVAVQSTFVVSETVAQPQEFDPECRECKKHRKDALSSNMPQTVLDVIQDYIEQANKGLANWIFKHRGIKLLSLPATVPMDFLLATISKISALTPKLTKQARVMVEDLILQLNHAMRIRLLNKFTLYDQPHFDATGLLHSSRLYGPRVSILVDECGATPLEDDVDNFEHVLKMTTHNDALYAYYYTDSNTNKVKVTEIFDFDEITEHDKLATDLQIYEGSVEDHPNPHQHSHNTVVSEWNGVESVQVMPTTPELHDVAF, encoded by the exons ATGAATCTATCATTCGCTGGCTGCGGATTCCTGGGCATCTACCACGTCGGAGTGGCCGTCTGCTTCAAGAAGTATGCACCGCATCTGTTGCTGGAGAAGATCGGAGGCGCTTCGGCCGGTTCCCTGGCCGCCTGCTGTCTCCTCTGCGATTTGCCATTGG GCAGCATGACTTCGGACTTCTTCAGGGTGGTGAACGAAGCTCGTCGCTACTCCCTGGGTCCCTTCAGTCCCTCCTTCAACATCCAGACCTGTCTGCTGGAGGGTCTACAGAAGCATCTACCAGACGATGCTCACAAGCGGGTGAATGGACGACTGCACATTTCGCTTACCCGCGTGTACGATGGCAAGAACGTGATCATCTCGGAGTTTGAGTCACGGGAAGAGGTCCTGCAGGCGCTGTTGTGTGCGTGCTTCATACCCGGATTCTCCGGCATCTTGCCGCCCAGATTCCGTGGCGTTCGCTACATGGATGGTGCCTTCTCGGACAATCTGCCCATTCTGGACGAGAACACCATTACGGTCAGTCCGTTCTGCGGCGAGAGTGATATTTGCCCGAGGGATCAGAGCTCGCAGCTCTTCCATCTGAATTGGGCCAACACCAGCATCGAGATCTCCAGACAGAACATCAATCGCTTCGTGCGCATCCTTTTTCCGCCGCGTCCCGAGTTTCTGTCCAAGTTCTGCCAGCAGGGATTCGATGATGCCCTGCAATTCCTGCATCGCAACAATCTGATCAACTGTCGACGCTGCGTGGCGGTTCAGTCGACATTCGTGGTTTCCGAAACGGTGGCCCAGCCCCAGGAGTTCGATCCCGAGTGCAGGGAGTGCAAGAAGCACAGAAAG GACGCTTTGAGCTCAAACATGCCCCAAACGGTACTGGATGTCATTCAGGACTATATCGAACAAGCCAATAAGGGTCTGGCCAACTGGATTTTCAAGCATCGCGGCATTAAGCTGCTTTCCCTACCAGCCACAGTGCCCATGGACTTTCTGCTGGCCACCATTTCAAA AATATCAGCACTGACGCCCAAACTTACCAAGCAGGCCAGAGTAATGGTGGAGGACTTAATTTTGCAGTTGAACCACGCCATGCGGATACGACTGCTAAATAAATTCACG CTCTATGACCAGCCTCACTTCGATGCCACAGGACTTCTTCATTCCAGCCGCTTATATGGACCCCGTGTTTCAATCCTTGTGGATGAATG TGGAGCCACACCGCTAGAGGACGATGTCGACAACTTTGAGCATGTCCTCAAGATGACCACGCACAACGACGCTCTATATGCCTATTACTATACTGACAGCAACACGAACAAGGTGAAAGTAACCGAGATCTTTGACTTTGACGAAATAACGGAGCACGACAAGCTGGCCACCGATCTGCAGATCTACGAAGGCTCTGTCGAAGATCACCCCAATCCCCACCAGCACAGCCACAATACGGTGGTCAGCGAATGGAATGGCGTCGAATCAG TACAAGTAATGCCCACGACTCCTGAACTACACGACGTAGCCTTTTAA
- the Tdrd3 gene encoding tudor domain containing 3: MELGKKLREVGWYLTEEGLKIVTTAVGSEDVRKIVNDALNRDLRDIGGGALPAKREDATLPGKIVLQVQRVRNIAAPKANEESKAAPRLLQLDLSDGQNSIKALELEPVPQLNLNVAPGSKIYFKAEKLQLMQGFLLLKSSEIQLLGGRVDALYEKWDLARTMMRYARSGRPLNGTSAPPPWVAFGRKIDSNAESEMNFKSLGEGDKDKPAKENEEFNAMRTEAIAVATKAGGKKIFGGGGQNIIDHNVKKILDKGFSEEEARSALSATRNNLERALYNLKRRSEAGGVGPIESVGRPGRGDRPPREGKRGASAKDEVEAPKPAANTTLFDFLTNKLPAKETPAASNAETFAAAPTAAPTAPPTTNHFNPFKQYGSSRFSDSESKPSAMGGGGKFADRSRFENNVSSSFAAHRGGHVGSSRGGGRNRGGGRDERPPREERAYREDRPPREEKPPKEERPPRERGAFNDRAAGRYKPETPTVKTANRNGSDNVSLKPNSEIKPDHETTNGKDHTGNRRGSERGSNRGGSNRAENGNANGNRRNKPAASLTSASSAAKSTNSAGDDFNARLSKITEETANLKVSSAPKRENRRKQGGQANRLAGSGTETTQQQQPAQLHSQKPEKAQTNQKHHNPRHNSQANYSQLANGYTYDPSKIMGFQSKEANEFAMNLLKSQGVTLPNEKQQEEEQQESPPMSFGPVSAPVSRAQPAPVAVPQAAPRDQFGMVPGDAWMWQKGDLCMAKYWDDGRYYEAEITGVSEKTCVVFFMGYGNHEEVLKVDILPITDAQNRPLSNSAQQQQPHLQQQQPHLQQQQHSRYRGDRQTQQQQVYVPPHKREH, from the exons ATGGAATTAGGCAAGAAACTACGAGAAGTCGGGTG GTACCTGACAGAGGAGGGCCTTAAAATCGTGACAACAGCCGTCGGCAGCGAGGATGTCCGGAAAATAGTCAATGATGCACTGAAT CGAGATCTGCGCGATATTGGCGGTGGCGCACTGCCCGCGAAACGCGAAGATGCCACTTTGCCCGGTAAAATTGTGCTGCAGGTTCAGCGTGTGCGAAATATTGCCGCTCCCAAGGCGAATGAGGAATCGAAGGCGGCGCCACGCCTCCTTCAGTTGGATCTGAGTGATGGGCAGAATTCCATAAAGGCCTTGGAGCTGGAGCCAGTTCCCCAACTGAATCTCAATGTGGCTCCCGGAAGCAAGATCTATTTCAAGGCCGAGAAACTGCAGCTTATGCAGGGATTCCTGCTGCTAAAGTCCAGTGAAATTCAGCTGCTCGGCGGCCGTGTGGATGCACTCTACGAGAAATGGGATCTGGCCAGGACCATGATGAGATATGCGCGCAGTGGGCGCCCCTTGAATGGGACATCAGCGCCACCCCCGTGGGTGGCATTTGGCCGAAAAATCGATAGCAACGCCGAAAGCGAAATGAACTTTAAGAGCCTGGGCGAGGGCGACAAGGACAAGCCGGCAAAGGAGAACGAAGAGTTCAATGCCATGCGCACAGAGGCCATTGCCGTGGCCACCAAGGCCGGCGGCAAGAAGATCTTTGGCGGCGGTGGCCAGAACATTATCGATCACAATGTTAAGAAGATCCTAGACAAGGGCTTCAGCGAGGAGGAGGCCCGCAGTGCCTTATCTGCTACCCGAAACAACTTGGAGCGCGCCCTATACAATCTAAAAAGACGCAGTGAAGCTGGCGGTGTGGGTCCGATCGAATCCGTGGGTCGTCCGGGACGCGGAGATCGTCCGCCCAGAGAGGGAAAGCGTGGAGCTAGCGCCAAGGACGAAGTTGAAGCACCCAAGCCGGCTGCCAACACCACGCTGTTTGATTTCCTAACCAATAAACTGCCCGCCAAGGAAACACCGGCCGCTAGTAATGCAGAAACCTTCGCTGCCGCTCCAACTGCCGCTCCGACTGCCCCACCCACTACCAATCACTTCAATCCATTTAAGCAATATGGAAGCTCGCGCTTCAGCGATTCCGAGAGCAAACCTTCAGCTATGGGCGGAGGCGGCAAGTTTGCAGATCGTTCTAGGTTTGAGAACAACGTATCGAGCAGCTTTGCCGCACATCGTGGTGGACATGTGGGTTCGTCGCGAGGCGGTGGCCGTAACCGGGGTGGCGGCAGGGACGAAAGGCCACCAAGAGAGGAGCGAGCCTACAGGGAAGACAGGCCTCCGAGGGAAGAAAAACCGCCGAAAGAGGAGAGACCACCGCGAGAGCGAGGAGCGTTCAATGATCGTGCAGCTGGACGTTACAAACCAGAAACGCCAACCGTAAAAACCGCAAATCGCAATGGCTCGGATAACGTATCGTTGAAACCGAATTCCGAGATTAAGCCAGATCATGAAACAACCAATGGGAAGGACCACACTGGCAACCGACGTGGCAGCGAACGAGGCAGCAATCGTGGAGGCTCCAATCGAGCAGAGAACGGCAACGCCAATGGCAACAGACGAAACAAGCCGGCAGCAAGCTTAACTTCGGCGAGTTCTGCAGCGAAATCGACAAATAGTGCTGGCGATGATTTCAACGCCCGTTTGAGTAAGATAACCGAGGAAACAGCTAATCTCAAGGTGAGCAGTGCGCCAAAGCGAGAGAATCGACGTAAGCAAGGAGGACAAGCCAATCGCCTGGCGGGATCGGGCACAGAAacaacgcagcagcagcagccagcacAGTTGCATTCGCAGAAGCCAGAGAAGGCTCAAACCAACCAAAAGCATCACAATCCCAGGCACAATTCGCAGGCGAACTACAGTCAATTGGCGAATGGCTACACTTACGATCCCAGCAAGATCATGGGTTTCCAGAGCAAGGAGGCCAACGAGTTTGCCATGAACCTTCTAAAGAGCCAGGGTGTTACACTGCCCAACGAAAAACAACAGGAGGAGGAACAGCAGGAATCGCCACCCATGTCCTTTGGCCCCGTTTCCGCTCCTGTTTCCCGTGCGCAACCTGCTCCAGTGGCTGTGCCACAGGCTGCGCCACGGGATCAGTTCGGCATGGTGCCAGGCGATGCGTGGATGTGGCAGAAGGGCGACTTGTGCATGGCCAAGTATTGGGACGATGGAAGG TATTATGAGGCTGAGATCACGGGCGTGTCGGAGAAAACTTGCGTGGTCTTCTTTATGGGCTATGGAAACCATGAGGAGGTATTGAAGGTCGACATCCTGCCCATCACCGATGCCCAAAACAGGCCACTGAGCAACtcagcgcagcagcagcaaccgcatctgcagcaacagcaaccgcatctacagcagcagcaacattcaCGCTACCGCGGAGATCGTcagacgcagcagcagcaagtcTACGTGCCGCCCCACAAACGAGAGCATTGA